From Channa argus isolate prfri chromosome 18, Channa argus male v1.0, whole genome shotgun sequence, the proteins below share one genomic window:
- the LOC137103605 gene encoding plancitoxin-1-like — protein sequence MWRLVLTVSLLCCSSEASVTCKDENDGEVDWFILYKAPKNVKYQNKVTTGLEFIFISPQGSTITAARNQKPIDDPNGILANTLRPLFNVGNNKPPDFGFISYSDQPPDHHAGHTYGHSKGVVMLDQSSGVWLLHSTPRFPYRRDKNFWPSGGSRNAQTFICVTFPYDQFEKIGKHLQYIRAYAFEHHIPTGFHDELQKVKDQVDPVPPSSVFQDLQSKKGQMFHSISKQLLKVNNPPAKKQRIDPSLLSANTVGDADLYVAILKKADSPVKVQSWGCQRGRVKNSWTIDGKTLENTECLKTDFGNWKPSKDHSKWCVTTDQNKPFTCIADVNRSESQFERPGGALCIKNEEITNILKGMIGTVADCNADSDCDPNIDSDD from the exons ATGTGGAGGTTGGTCCTGACCGTCAGTCTGCTCTGCTGCAGCTCCGAGGCCTCAGTGACCTGCAAAGACGAGAACGATGGTGAAGTGGACTG GTTCATCCTCTACAAGGCACCAAAAAATGTCAAGTATCAAAACAAAGTGACCACAGGTTTggagtttattttcatttctccaCAAGGATCAACGATAACGGCAGCACGTAACCAAAAGCCCATCGATGATCCTAACGGCATCCTGGCAAACACCCTGAGGCCCCTGTTTAATGTGGGAAATAATAAG CCACCAGACTTTGGATTTATCAGCTACAGTGATCAGCCTCCAGATCATCATGCTGGTCATACCTACGGCCACAGTAAAG GAGTTGTGATGTTGGATCAGAGCAGTGGAGTCTGGCTCCTACACAGCACACCAAGGTTTCCTTACAGAAGAGATAAGAATTTCTGGCCTTCAGGTGGAAGTAGAAATGCTCAGACATTTATCTGTGTAACGTTTCCCTACGACCAGTTTGAAAAAATAG GTAAACACCTGCAGTACATCAGAGCCTACGCATTCGAACATCATATTCCGACTGGCTTTCACGATGAGCTTCAGAAAGTTAAAGATCAAGTTGATCCAGTTCCCCCTTCCAGTGTTTTCCAGGATCTGCAATCAAAGAAGGGTCAAATGTTTCATAGCATTTCAAAACAACTATTAAAAGTAAACA ACCCTCCAGCGAAGAAACAGAGAATAGACCCCAGCCTCTTAAGTGCTAATACAG TTGGAGATGCAGATCTGTACGTTGCCATTCTAAAGAAAGCTGACAGTCCTGTGAAAGTTCAGAGTTGGGGCTGCCAGAGGGGTCGTGTCAAGAACAGCTGGACCATTGATGgaaaaactttggaaaatacTGAGTGTCTAAAGACTGACTTTGGTAACTGGAAGCCATCAAAGGATCATTCGAAATGGTGTGTGACTACAGATCAGAACAAACCTTTCACCTGCATAGCTGATGTAAACAGATCAGAAAGCCAGTTTGAGAGGCCTGGGGGGGCTCTGTgtattaaaaatgaagaaataacaAACATATTAAAGGGGATGATAGGCACCGTGGCTGACTGTAATGCTGACTCCGACTGTGACCCTAACATAGACTCTGATGACTAA